TATAATAAAAAAAATTTTACCACCATTATATCGGGGAAAAAAAATCATCCAGAAGTTATATCCCTCAAAAGTTTTTCAAAAAATTATTTTATTATTGAAAGTAAAGAAGAAATAAAAAATATCTTTGAAAAAATCAAAAGCCAAAATATTAATAAAATTCTTTTAATCTCTCAAACTACTTATAACTATGATATATTTAATTTTGCTAAAAATGAAATTCTAAATTTTATTAAAGATAAAAATATTGAATTTACCTATTTTAACACAATCTGTGAAATAACTTATAATAGAGAAAAAGAAGCTCAAAACTATCTTGGAAAAGTTGATTTAATAATTATTATTGGGGATAAAACATCTTCAAATTCTATCAAACTTTATAATTTTATAAAAAACAATGAAAAAAATAATATTAAAGATAAAACGATCTTTATAGAAAGTTTTAATGATTTTTTAAGTATATTTTTAAATAATAATTTTATGACTGAAGTTAAAAATAATAAAATTAAGAAAATTATGATAATATCCTCTTCGTCTACTCCAGAAATTTTAGAAAAAGAAATAGTTAATTATTTAAATAATTTATAAATTATATTTAAAAAATACAATATATTTAAAAATATAAAAAACAAAATTGATAAAATGACATAAAGATAAATAAAAATAAATTAAATATAATTAATGGTAAAAAATATGATAGATTTTTTAAAAATAAATTTTATAGAAATATTAAACAACAATCATAATATAATTCTACTTACTATTTCTATCTTTTTCGCTGGTTTCATTGATTCAATTGCAGGTGGAGGTGGTCTTATTTCTATGCCAGCATATATTGCTTTTGGAATACCAGGACACTTTATACTTGGTACAAACAAATTTTCATCAACTTCCGGGACACTATTTGCTACTTTTAAATTTGCATATGAAAAAAAGATTCTATACAAAACTGGATTAATATCTGTATTTTTTGCATTTATTGGATCTTTAATAGGTTCAAGGCTTGTACTGCTTATACCAACTATATTTATAAAATACCTTTTAATTATACTTTTACCAATTATTACTCTTTTAAGTATAATTAAAAGAGATACCCAGCTTACAGGTTTAGTTGAAGAACCAATATTTAAAGAAAATATTAACTTTTATATAAAAGCTTCTCTACTTTGTTTTTTAATTGGAGTTTATGATGGCTTTTTTGGCCCTGCTACCGGAACTTTTATTATTCTTGTTTATAATCATATACTTAAAATTGATTTAGTACATTCTTCAGGAACAGCAAAAATAGTTAACCTTTCATCAAATGTTGCTGCTCTTATCGTTTTTCTTATTAAAGGTGTTGTTTATATTAAAATAGGTATAATATGTGCAATTGCTGGCATTATTGGAAATTTTCTAGGGGCTTCTTTTGCTATTAAAAGAGGAAGCAAAATTATAAAACCTATATATTTATTTGTTTTATTACTCTTATTTACTAAAATAATTATAGATACCTTTAAATAATATTTTGACATGTAAACCTCTAATAAAAATATTTTTAACAATAATTGATTTTCTTAAATTATTTAATTTTTAAAATTATTTTTTAATTAATTTTTTATGGATACAAATTTTAAAAATTATATAAACTTAAGTAAATACAAACAAAATATTTTATTTGCTGATTTTCATATACATTCTAAATATTCACTTGCTACATCAAAAGAAAATACTTTTGAAAATATCATAAAATCAACAATTTATAAAGGTATTTCTATTATAGGCACAGGAGATATACTTCATCATAAATGGAGAAATGAATTTATAGACCACATTGATAAAGACTCATTAATAAATGATTGCGGAATATATTTCCCTGATGATAAAAAATTAAGAAATATTTTAAGATCAATAGATACCTTCGAAAATAAGCATTTATTAAAAGAATTTATTGCTAAAAAAAACTACAAACCTTTATTCTTAATGCTTACTACAGAAATATCCTTCATATACAAAGATAAGGACAAAACAAAAAAAAATCATATTCTTCTTATCTTTTCATCATTTAAGAATGTCGAAAAATTAATCAATTTTCTTAATAATAAAAATTATAATTTAAATTCAGATGGAAGACCAACTCTAAAAATATCACCAAATATATTTTTTGATATCTTATTAGATATAGATCCTTATGTTATTATTATTCCTGCACATATATGGACACCTTGGTTTTCTACTTTGGGTTCTAAATCAGGTTTTGATTCTATGTTAGATGCTTTTGGAGAACACTTAAAATATATTAAAGCAATTGAAACTGGACTTTCTACTGATCCACCTATGCATTGGCTTTGCTCATTTTTAGATAATTTTAATTTAGTATCAAATTCAGATGCACATAACACTTCTTCAATAGGAAGAAACGCTACAATATTTTATTTAAATAAACCTTTTGAAAATATTAATTTTAAAGATATGATTTTTGCCTTAGAAAATAATTCAAATGAATTTTATGAAGAAATAAAATCAAATAAAAATATATTTTTCAGAAATAACATAAATCTTTTTGGTACAATTAATCTTTTTCCACAACTAGGGAAATACTATTTCGATGGGCACAGAAATTGTAACTTTTTTTGCTCACCTATTGATGCAAAAATTATAGAGAATAAATGTCCTTTTTGTAAAAAATCTATAACGAAAGGTGTCCTTCATAGAATATTTGAAATAAAAGATAGAAACAATCCAGAAGAAAGAAAAAATAAAAGATTTTATAAAAATATTATTCCACTGTTAGAAATTTTCGAATTAACACTTAAGAATTTTATCTCTAAGAAAAAGATTTTATTTTTTTACAACTTTTTTATCTCCAATATTGAAAGAGAGTTAGATTTACTTACATTCTATGAAAAACAAGATGTAGAAAATTTATTGTTAGAAAATATTGAAAAAATATTAAAATTTAATTTAGAATATAATATATTAACTCATAATGAACTTCAAATATTTTTTTTAGAATTTGTAAAATTAATAGATTTAATGAATAATAAAAAATTAAAAATAAATGAAGGTTTTGATGGGAAATATGGGTCAATAATAAATTAAATTTTATTTTTCTTTCATAAAAAACTTTTGTATAAGCGCTATTATAACTACTATGCATGACCCTATAATATCTGTAAATATTGATGGATAAATAAGAAATAAACCAGTTATAAAAAGAACAATAGATTCAATTCTTTTTAATTTTTTTATAAAAAAACCACTCAAAGCAGAACTAATAGATATCATTCCTAAAATAGCTGTAAAAATAGCTACTAGTGTTTGAAGAAAATTACCACTAAGTAATAAAAGTTGGGGAGATAATACAAACATATAAGGAACAATAAAAGCCCCAATTGCAAGTCTTGTAGCATTAATACCGGTTTTTAAAGGATTCGCTTTCGCTATAGCAGATCCAGCATAAGCAGCTAAAGCTACTGGTGGGGTAATATCTGCAACAATACCAAAATAGAAAACAAAAAGGTGAGCAGCAATAGGTTTTATAGAAAGCATAAGTAGTGCTGGTGCAGCAATAGTCGAAGTAATTATATAATTTGCTGTTGTTGGAACACCCATTCCCAAAATAATAGAAGTTAGCATTGCCATAACTAGTGTTAAAACTAATTGTAAAGACTTTATTAGTGACTCAGCCAAAATTTCAGGATTTGTTATATTTAAATTGATATAAACATTTTTAAAAAAATTTCCAACATTTAAAGCAACATTATTGGCAACAACTATTAGAGCACTTGCTAATTTTAACCCTATTCCAGTTTTAGTAACAACACCAACTATTATACCAGCAGTTGCACAAGCAGTAGCTACCCCTAATGCTGATCTTGCACCTTTTTCAAGTGCTTCAAAGAAATCTTTAATTGTTATTCTAGTTGACTTTCGAAGCATTGAAGCAACAATAGCAATAATAATAGATCCTAAAGCAACTAATTGTAATGAATATCCTACTACAAGAAGATAGATGATAGCTATTAAAGGTAAAAATAAATGCCCTTCCTGTATCATTATATCTTTAAATTTTGGTAATTCATTTCTAGGAAGTCCCTTTAAACCAAGTTTTTTAGCCTCAAAATGAACTCCAGCAAATACACCAATAAAATACAAACATGCTGGAATTATAGCAGCTTTAACAACTTGTGTATATTTAATTCCAAGAAATTCAGCCATTAAGAAAGCTGCTGCTCCCATTATTGGTGGCATAATCTGTCCACCAGTTGAAGCAGTTGCTTCAACAGCTCCAGCAAACTCAGGTTTATAACCAAGCTTTTTCATCATAGGAATAGTA
The DNA window shown above is from Spirochaetota bacterium and carries:
- a CDS encoding TSUP family transporter; this translates as MIDFLKINFIEILNNNHNIILLTISIFFAGFIDSIAGGGGLISMPAYIAFGIPGHFILGTNKFSSTSGTLFATFKFAYEKKILYKTGLISVFFAFIGSLIGSRLVLLIPTIFIKYLLIILLPIITLLSIIKRDTQLTGLVEEPIFKENINFYIKASLLCFLIGVYDGFFGPATGTFIILVYNHILKIDLVHSSGTAKIVNLSSNVAALIVFLIKGVVYIKIGIICAIAGIIGNFLGASFAIKRGSKIIKPIYLFVLLLLFTKIIIDTFK
- a CDS encoding TRAP transporter permease — encoded protein: MGDLNSLNNEEIQRVLEKVDRESVHRNLAGLQGKIIFIICILLSLFQILNIFNVFRIDAHQTRAVHLAFILLLVYLLYPFSKKSRRDRISTSDIILAVLAFFCMFYIVIFYKDLVMRAGITYTSDLIIGGIAILLVLEAARRIIGLPMVIIAVIFILYAFFGESMPNLIAHRNVTVKQLVNHLFFTTEGIFGIPVGVSSTFLFMFLLFAAFIEKTGVGKLFIDLGNALAGWAAGGPAKVAVVTSAFEGMVEGSSVSNVVGSGSFTIPMMKKLGYKPEFAGAVEATASTGGQIMPPIMGAAAFLMAEFLGIKYTQVVKAAIIPACLYFIGVFAGVHFEAKKLGLKGLPRNELPKFKDIMIQEGHLFLPLIAIIYLLVVGYSLQLVALGSIIIAIVASMLRKSTRITIKDFFEALEKGARSALGVATACATAGIIVGVVTKTGIGLKLASALIVVANNVALNVGNFFKNVYINLNITNPEILAESLIKSLQLVLTLVMAMLTSIILGMGVPTTANYIITSTIAAPALLMLSIKPIAAHLFVFYFGIVADITPPVALAAYAGSAIAKANPLKTGINATRLAIGAFIVPYMFVLSPQLLLLSGNFLQTLVAIFTAILGMISISSALSGFFIKKLKRIESIVLFITGLFLIYPSIFTDIIGSCIVVIIALIQKFFMKEK
- a CDS encoding endonuclease Q family protein, whose product is MDTNFKNYINLSKYKQNILFADFHIHSKYSLATSKENTFENIIKSTIYKGISIIGTGDILHHKWRNEFIDHIDKDSLINDCGIYFPDDKKLRNILRSIDTFENKHLLKEFIAKKNYKPLFLMLTTEISFIYKDKDKTKKNHILLIFSSFKNVEKLINFLNNKNYNLNSDGRPTLKISPNIFFDILLDIDPYVIIIPAHIWTPWFSTLGSKSGFDSMLDAFGEHLKYIKAIETGLSTDPPMHWLCSFLDNFNLVSNSDAHNTSSIGRNATIFYLNKPFENINFKDMIFALENNSNEFYEEIKSNKNIFFRNNINLFGTINLFPQLGKYYFDGHRNCNFFCSPIDAKIIENKCPFCKKSITKGVLHRIFEIKDRNNPEERKNKRFYKNIIPLLEIFELTLKNFISKKKILFFYNFFISNIERELDLLTFYEKQDVENLLLENIEKILKFNLEYNILTHNELQIFFLEFVKLIDLMNNKKLKINEGFDGKYGSIIN